Proteins found in one Microtus pennsylvanicus isolate mMicPen1 chromosome 14, mMicPen1.hap1, whole genome shotgun sequence genomic segment:
- the Noxred1 gene encoding NADP-dependent oxidoreductase domain-containing protein 1, which translates to MDILDDLESLKFEYGVPEDERYWLYLQGRYRGLMIKGCAHAVFFCKLFCTLRELLHQARLTMQPRAVSFNAVSVEDETLKVGIIGCGHLGKQLATVLLRLVPIPAEDLHISTRRPESLVEFQKLGVQCLYDNASVASWAKVLFLCCLPSQLPNICLEIQNKLEKTCFVYSLVSAIPLPRLKFLLNHSNILRPQYHFTEPFGDIWGETKEMTAVLQDPEVIRGTYPYSDVGGVILNIKWLEGVFYAAINVCTSRNVFHSHVLQILNKLFLSAHLESCETDKASCPKFQLTDFLNKNYVNSFLHRRPFPWFDLTAVQLKDTPFSQHLSATPTLQNHLTLLYAQSFGITPTEEELSKVPKGSSPQGDEG; encoded by the exons ATGGATATACTAGACGACCTTGAGTCCCTGAAGTTTGAGTATGGGGTTCCAGAGGATGAGCGCTACTGGCTGTATTTGCAGGGACGGTATCGGGGACTGATGATCAAGGGCTGCGCTCATGCAGTCTTCTTTTGCAAACTGTTCTGTACTTTAAG aGAACTGTTACACCAGGCCCGACTCACAATGCAGCCTCGGGCTGTATCATTTAATGCTGTCTCCGTGGAGGATGAGACGTTAAAAGTGGGCATCATCGGATGTGGCCACCTCGGGAAGCAGCTGGCTACCGTCCTGCTGAGACTTGTCCCCATCCCTGCTGAGGACCTGCACATCTCAACTCGGAGGCCCGAGTCCCTGG ttGAGTTCCAGAAGTTAGGGGTCCAGTGCCTGTATGACAACGCTTCTGTGGCGAGCTGGGCCAAAGTCTTGTTCCTCTGTTGCTTGCCATCTCAGCTGCCTAATATCTGCTTGGAAATCCAAAACAAACTCGAGAAGACCTGCTTCGTGTACAGCCTTGTGTCGGCGATCCCGCTACCCAG GCTGAAGTTTCTACTGAACCACAGCAATATCCTGCGGCCTCAGTATCACTTTACTGAGCCTTTTGGCGACATCTGGGGAGAGACTAAGGAAATGACAGCTGTTCTCCAAGATCCAGAGGTCATTCGGGGTACCTACCCCTACAGTGATGTTG GGGGAGTGATCCTCAACATCAAATGGCTGGAGGGGGTGTTCTACGCGGCCATCAACGTCTGCACATCGAGGAACGTGTTCCACTCCCACGTGCTCCAGATCCTCAACAAGCTCTTTCTCTCCGCCCACTTGGAAAGCTGCGAGACGGACAAGGCGTCCTGTCCCAAATTCCAGCTAACAGATTTTTTGAACAAAAACTACGTCAATAGTTTTTTGCATAGAAG GCCTTTCCCCTGGTTTGATCTGACTGCTGTGCAGCTCAAGGATACGCCTTTTAGCCAGCATCTCTCAGCCACGCCTACTCTCCAGAACCACCTGACTCTTCTATATGCTCAATCATTTGGCATCACCCCAACCGAAGAAGAGCTGTCAAAGGTTCCCAAGGGTTCTTCACCCCAAGGGGATGAGGGTTGA